One Nostoc sp. UHCC 0302 DNA window includes the following coding sequences:
- a CDS encoding response regulator has product MPNQSLNTPKADILVIDDTPENLNLLSAMLTQQGYKVRSVTKGSTGLRGADAAPPDLILLDINMPEMNGYQVCQHLKVNDRTREIPVIFISALGDVLDKVKAFAVGGVDYITKPFQLEEVLARIENHLTIRKLQTQLQAQNERLQQEIYDRAKAEEKFAKVFRSSPNPIAITTVSETRFIDVNPSFLRMSGYSLEEVIGHTAAELNLSKDKQALAQTIQLLPNIESVYNLEFEFYTKSREVKIILLSIELIDLSGVQYALLIADTSSNANV; this is encoded by the coding sequence ATGCCTAACCAGTCACTCAACACACCCAAAGCAGACATACTAGTGATTGACGATACACCAGAAAACCTGAACCTCCTATCTGCGATGCTGACGCAACAGGGGTATAAAGTTCGGAGTGTGACTAAAGGCTCTACGGGGTTGCGAGGAGCAGATGCAGCTCCCCCCGACCTGATTTTGTTAGATATAAATATGCCAGAGATGAATGGCTATCAAGTCTGCCAACACCTGAAGGTAAACGATCGCACCCGCGAAATCCCAGTGATTTTTATCAGCGCTTTGGGTGATGTGTTGGATAAAGTGAAAGCGTTTGCAGTTGGCGGGGTTGACTATATTACTAAGCCTTTTCAACTAGAAGAGGTTTTAGCACGGATTGAAAATCACTTGACGATTCGGAAACTGCAAACACAACTGCAAGCACAAAATGAGCGACTACAGCAAGAAATTTATGATCGCGCCAAAGCAGAAGAGAAGTTTGCTAAAGTCTTTCGTTCTAGTCCTAATCCAATTGCGATCACTACTGTTTCTGAAACACGCTTCATTGATGTCAACCCCAGTTTTCTCAGAATGAGTGGCTATTCTCTAGAAGAAGTTATTGGACATACCGCTGCTGAACTGAATTTGAGTAAGGATAAACAAGCCCTCGCCCAAACTATTCAACTTTTACCTAATATTGAGTCAGTTTACAATCTAGAATTTGAATTTTATACCAAGTCTAGAGAAGTAAAAATCATACTACTATCCATCGAATTGATTGACTTATCTGGGGTGCAATATGCTTTATTGATTGCCGACACATCATCGAATGCAAACGTCTAG
- a CDS encoding Rieske (2Fe-2S) protein translates to MTQIFETPTTHIDQYVCVAKLADVQAAGSLLVRSQKHTIALFYSDNQVYAIDNRCPHMGFPLQGSTCKDGIVTCPWHYARFDLASGGTFDSWADDVPSFPVEIRDGEVWVNLAPPVDPHAHHHQRLRDGLEQSISLVIAKSTIALLDMGADVTEPFQMGLEFGTHYNKTGWSSGLTIHTSMMNLLPYLDAEDQPRALFQGLSAVAGDSAGAPPHFVVHPLPNSNVDLNTLKNWFRQFIEVRDSEAAERCLVSAIRAGASSEQIADILFTAATDHRYIDIGHTLDFINKALEALDVVGWQGAELVLASLVSGLANASRMEESNSWRYPVDLVAILQSAFEQLPTALATGQSREGTWSGRDELVPILLGEDPQAIANSLLNALQAGCTDEQLASVVTYTAALRVARFHTNNDFGDWNSAHHPFTFANAVHQGIRRVPSLELLRGVFDAAMSVYLNRFLNVPPARLPEPKEPVQNPEELLKQLPDLLDRQQQVNQTGKLVADYLYSGGSAKRLMAMLGKLMLRENRDFHVIQEIEAAFRQYSLLSETPAGVHVLVAASRYLAAHSPTMRSQAQTYQIAERLHKGDRLFEES, encoded by the coding sequence ATGACTCAAATATTTGAAACCCCAACAACCCATATAGACCAGTATGTCTGTGTTGCTAAACTTGCAGATGTACAAGCAGCAGGTAGTTTATTAGTTCGGAGTCAAAAACATACTATTGCTCTGTTTTACTCAGACAATCAAGTTTATGCAATTGATAACCGTTGCCCACACATGGGCTTTCCCCTCCAGGGTAGTACTTGCAAAGATGGTATTGTTACCTGTCCCTGGCACTATGCCCGCTTCGACCTCGCCAGCGGCGGAACATTCGACTCTTGGGCTGATGATGTCCCCTCTTTTCCTGTAGAAATCCGTGATGGCGAAGTTTGGGTAAATCTCGCTCCCCCAGTTGATCCCCATGCTCACCACCATCAACGGCTTCGGGATGGCTTAGAACAAAGTATTTCGTTAGTTATTGCCAAATCAACTATCGCATTACTAGATATGGGGGCAGATGTTACAGAACCATTCCAGATGGGGCTGGAATTTGGCACGCACTATAACAAAACTGGATGGAGTTCAGGCTTAACCATCCACACCAGTATGATGAATTTGCTGCCCTATCTAGATGCTGAAGATCAACCCCGCGCTCTTTTTCAGGGACTTTCAGCAGTAGCTGGTGACAGCGCAGGTGCGCCGCCGCACTTTGTCGTACATCCATTGCCCAATTCCAATGTTGACTTGAATACTCTTAAAAACTGGTTCCGTCAGTTTATAGAGGTGCGAGATAGTGAAGCAGCAGAAAGGTGTTTGGTATCTGCAATTCGAGCAGGAGCTAGTTCTGAGCAAATTGCAGATATACTGTTCACGGCTGCTACAGACCATCGTTACATCGATATCGGTCATACACTCGATTTCATCAACAAGGCGCTGGAAGCACTCGATGTTGTTGGCTGGCAAGGGGCCGAGTTAGTTTTAGCGAGTCTAGTTTCTGGTTTGGCAAATGCTTCCCGCATGGAAGAGTCGAATTCCTGGCGCTACCCTGTGGATTTGGTAGCAATTCTACAGTCTGCCTTTGAGCAATTACCCACGGCTTTGGCAACAGGCCAATCGCGAGAAGGTACTTGGTCAGGTAGAGATGAATTAGTACCAATTTTGTTAGGGGAAGATCCGCAAGCGATCGCTAATTCTCTTCTTAATGCCCTCCAAGCAGGTTGTACTGATGAACAATTAGCTAGTGTAGTTACTTACACAGCTGCACTCCGCGTAGCTCGCTTCCATACCAACAATGACTTTGGCGACTGGAATTCGGCACACCATCCATTCACCTTCGCCAACGCTGTGCATCAAGGAATTCGCAGAGTCCCATCACTAGAACTACTGCGGGGTGTCTTTGATGCTGCTATGAGCGTGTATCTAAATCGTTTTTTGAATGTGCCACCAGCACGACTCCCAGAACCAAAAGAACCTGTGCAAAATCCCGAAGAATTGCTCAAACAACTACCAGATTTGTTAGACCGCCAACAGCAAGTAAATCAAACAGGTAAGTTGGTAGCAGATTATTTGTACAGCGGCGGTTCTGCTAAACGATTAATGGCGATGTTGGGTAAACTGATGCTGCGGGAAAACCGTGATTTTCATGTGATTCAAGAAATAGAAGCAGCTTTTAGGCAATACTCGCTGCTTAGTGAAACTCCTGCGGGTGTCCACGTACTAGTTGCCGCATCTCGGTATCTAGCGGCGCACTCTCCGACAATGCGATCGCAAGCACAAACCTATCAAATTGCCGAGCGGTTGCATAAAGGCGATCGCTTGTTTGAAGAATCATAA
- a CDS encoding PAS domain S-box protein — translation MSVEQLEQVKELQATVAKMEVTLDAIADGVVWVGEDRCIQWCNSHFESLVNQPHGTVCGLKLADLLPLTQAGQPIALQAYPDVQIHNGGYETTNYQLQQGERTLILQISGRFTGVTDDKCAVLVIRDITLTQQTQESLQEIEERLHTLINATPDIICLKDGEGKWLLSNQANLDFLELQGVNYQGKTDSELAEFSNFYRDALLNCDKTDEQAWQQGTVHRVEEVVPRPDGTVSSLDMIKAPLFHQDGRRKALVVLGRDISDAYRQTTQRKQTQVALKNSLSLLSAIFESIQDGILAVNGLGEITSYNQKFLEMWSIPPEVLTEPDHPKRLAYLANQLKDPDDFLQRVRELYRQPERVSYDLLELRDGRVFERYSCPQCIGEQIIGRVWSFRDVTQRHRAEEALRQSELQYRSIFEAINDGLFITEVETEKVAEVNPAACQMHGYSYQEFITLHPSVYIHPDSHRVFDEFIQTTRSGEQFYGQAVDVCKDGTLIDVEVKGTICTYNGKPHILAIVRDISDRKRTEEALRQSETQYRNLVRTANCIILRWDSNGNIIFLNDYGQKCFGFDVDEIVGRNVVGTIVPETETSGRDLQMLMVDICQNPENYLFNENENLCKNGDRVWVVWANKPILDEQGNLIEILSVGTDATKRKHAEEALQESELKFRTIIENANDLIFVLNTDGIFTYHSPNITPILGYSLAEIEGHSMVEFVEPEDSAISLCALQRTATGEKLTGIEVRLRHKDGSWRWFNFNTSTINTPNGGIAIAGVGRDITERKQAEEALRRSEMKYRNIFENSQVGIFRTRQTDGLIVDANQRGASIFGFASACDLIGKYFTTEFYVNPDDRTRMLAELEAYGEVRNFEVALRHLDGSVVWVLLSIRFNAEESCLDSVFTDISDRKQQEQALHLIVEGTAAKTGNEFFNSCVRYLAEVLQVNYALVTECVDQEKTKVRTLAFWCGETIGDNLEYELRGTPCEHTLQGNICHYPQGLKAAFPQNPGLITMDAESFLGVPLTNSSGEIVGHLAVIDVKPMKNDPGRELIVKIFAARAGAELERKQAEEAVGRRAQAESVISCISRQFVDQDLNTAMNYTLKAIAQFIDAEHSCIFECSDDQSRFDLIHEWCDKGINPLIDIAKDSPVESFSYFYTPILRGKHRQIPCVTNLPPDMAERKLFERMSFQSIVAVPMLHSGKVVGFVGAAVTHFCKTWSQEDINLLKLVGEIIAIGRARHQAEEALRVAKEAAETANRAKSAFLANMSHELRTPLNAILGFSQLMERDTSLKPNQRESLATINRSGEHLLNLINDVLEMSKIEAGHIVFNPEDFNLYLLLQTLQEMFQVRVRAKQLFLKFEIAPNLPQYIQTDEGKLRQVLINLLGNAVKFTQTGGVTLRARLGAGDWGHSSGRGAGEQGSRGQGAGGQGDKGSNQRPIPDAQSLIFEVEDTGRGIAPEEMDNLFQPFVQTTSGIQTKEGTGLGLTISRQFVRLLGGDIHFTSSLGQGSTFSFEIQVNLAPALKVVPKLSKGRVIKLAADQPLYRILTVDDRKENRDLIVQLLSGVGFEVETASNGQEAIAMWQTWQPHLIWMDMRMPVINGYDATKEIRAREKNLSIPNHRTVIIALTASAFEEQQASILAAGCDDLVRKPFREQLIFEKIAEYLQVRYIYAEENNENETDKKLENIQSSTLDVYSCLMKMPAEWIAELNQAAVEVDAERILQLIERIPQANSTLAEELANLVRSFCFDEILNLIASL, via the coding sequence ATGAGCGTTGAACAGCTAGAGCAGGTGAAGGAATTGCAAGCTACCGTAGCGAAGATGGAAGTTACATTAGATGCGATCGCTGATGGTGTAGTCTGGGTAGGAGAAGACCGATGCATTCAATGGTGCAATTCTCATTTTGAGTCTCTGGTAAATCAACCCCACGGCACTGTTTGCGGCTTGAAGTTAGCTGATTTGCTACCCCTAACCCAGGCTGGACAACCAATTGCTTTGCAAGCCTATCCTGATGTACAGATACACAATGGGGGATACGAAACAACAAATTATCAGTTGCAACAGGGTGAGCGTACCCTAATACTACAAATATCCGGCAGATTTACCGGAGTGACTGATGATAAATGTGCTGTACTGGTAATTCGGGATATCACGCTAACTCAGCAAACTCAAGAATCCTTACAAGAAATTGAAGAGCGATTGCACACACTAATCAACGCTACACCCGATATTATCTGTTTAAAGGATGGCGAGGGAAAATGGTTGTTGTCAAACCAAGCTAACCTGGACTTTTTAGAGCTACAAGGTGTTAATTATCAAGGCAAAACCGACTCAGAACTGGCAGAATTTAGCAATTTTTATCGGGATGCTTTGCTCAATTGCGATAAAACAGATGAACAAGCTTGGCAACAGGGAACTGTTCATCGGGTAGAAGAAGTTGTGCCTCGTCCTGATGGGACAGTGAGCAGTTTAGATATGATTAAAGCTCCCTTATTTCACCAGGATGGGAGACGTAAGGCGCTGGTGGTTTTAGGGCGGGATATTAGCGATGCCTATCGGCAAACTACGCAACGCAAACAAACTCAAGTAGCTTTAAAAAACTCTCTGTCTTTGTTAAGCGCTATTTTTGAATCGATTCAAGATGGTATCTTAGCAGTCAATGGCTTAGGAGAAATCACTAGTTACAACCAAAAGTTCTTAGAAATGTGGTCAATTCCACCAGAAGTTTTGACAGAACCTGACCATCCTAAGCGACTGGCGTATCTGGCAAACCAGTTAAAAGACCCAGATGATTTTTTGCAACGAGTCCGAGAATTATACAGACAGCCAGAGCGAGTTAGTTATGACTTGCTAGAATTGCGAGATGGCAGAGTATTTGAGCGCTACTCCTGTCCTCAGTGCATCGGCGAACAGATTATTGGTAGAGTGTGGAGTTTTCGCGATGTCACCCAACGGCATAGGGCAGAAGAAGCACTGCGACAAAGTGAGTTGCAATACCGCAGTATTTTTGAAGCTATTAATGATGGATTGTTTATTACTGAAGTAGAGACTGAAAAAGTAGCCGAAGTTAATCCCGCTGCTTGCCAGATGCATGGTTACTCTTACCAGGAATTTATCACCTTGCATCCATCTGTCTATATTCACCCAGACTCACATCGGGTTTTTGATGAGTTTATTCAAACAACCAGGTCTGGTGAGCAATTTTATGGGCAAGCCGTTGATGTCTGCAAAGATGGAACCTTAATAGATGTCGAAGTCAAAGGAACAATTTGCACTTATAACGGTAAGCCTCACATCTTGGCAATCGTGCGGGATATTAGCGACCGCAAACGCACTGAGGAAGCTTTACGACAAAGCGAAACACAGTACCGCAATTTGGTACGAACAGCTAACTGCATTATTCTGCGTTGGGACAGCAACGGTAATATCATATTTTTAAATGACTACGGTCAAAAGTGTTTTGGCTTTGATGTAGATGAAATTGTCGGACGTAATGTTGTCGGTACAATTGTTCCAGAAACTGAAACTTCTGGACGCGACTTACAGATGTTAATGGTTGATATTTGCCAGAACCCAGAAAACTATTTATTCAACGAAAATGAAAACTTGTGCAAAAATGGCGATCGCGTGTGGGTAGTCTGGGCAAATAAACCCATCTTAGATGAACAAGGAAACTTAATTGAAATTCTTTCGGTGGGAACCGATGCCACAAAACGTAAACACGCTGAAGAAGCTCTCCAGGAGAGTGAGTTAAAATTCCGTACTATCATCGAAAATGCCAATGACCTGATATTTGTCCTGAACACAGACGGAATCTTTACTTACCATTCGCCTAATATCACCCCAATTCTGGGATACAGCTTGGCGGAAATAGAAGGTCATTCTATGGTTGAGTTCGTCGAGCCTGAAGATTCAGCAATTAGCCTTTGTGCATTACAAAGAACTGCAACTGGAGAAAAGCTAACTGGTATTGAGGTGCGATTACGACACAAAGACGGTAGCTGGCGATGGTTCAACTTTAATACTTCAACAATCAACACTCCCAATGGCGGAATTGCAATTGCTGGCGTGGGACGCGACATTACAGAACGCAAGCAAGCAGAAGAAGCCTTGCGTCGTAGTGAAATGAAATACCGTAATATCTTTGAAAATTCCCAAGTGGGTATTTTCCGCACCCGCCAAACAGATGGATTGATTGTGGATGCAAATCAACGCGGTGCTAGTATCTTCGGTTTTGCCTCTGCTTGTGACCTCATTGGCAAGTATTTTACAACTGAATTCTATGTAAATCCAGACGATCGCACGCGGATGTTAGCAGAGTTAGAAGCATACGGCGAGGTTCGCAATTTTGAAGTAGCACTGCGTCACTTGGACGGCTCTGTTGTTTGGGTACTTTTGTCCATTCGCTTCAACGCAGAAGAATCCTGTTTGGATTCTGTGTTTACAGATATTAGCGATCGCAAACAGCAAGAACAAGCATTACACTTGATTGTCGAAGGTACGGCCGCTAAAACAGGTAATGAGTTTTTCAATTCTTGCGTTCGTTACCTTGCTGAAGTATTGCAAGTAAACTACGCCCTAGTAACAGAATGTGTTGATCAAGAAAAAACCAAAGTCCGTACCCTAGCGTTTTGGTGTGGCGAGACAATTGGAGATAATCTGGAGTACGAGTTGCGGGGTACTCCTTGCGAACATACTTTACAAGGCAACATCTGCCACTATCCTCAAGGGCTAAAAGCGGCTTTCCCTCAAAATCCAGGCTTAATAACAATGGATGCTGAGAGTTTTTTAGGCGTTCCCCTAACTAATTCATCTGGCGAGATTGTGGGACATCTAGCGGTGATAGATGTCAAACCAATGAAAAATGACCCAGGACGGGAACTGATTGTAAAAATCTTTGCTGCCCGTGCTGGTGCGGAATTAGAACGGAAGCAAGCTGAGGAGGCTGTTGGGCGTCGCGCTCAAGCAGAAAGTGTAATCAGTTGCATTTCTCGGCAATTTGTTGACCAAGATTTAAACACAGCAATGAATTATACGCTGAAAGCGATCGCTCAATTTATTGATGCCGAACACAGTTGCATCTTTGAATGCTCAGATGATCAAAGCCGATTTGACCTCATTCATGAATGGTGTGATAAAGGTATTAACCCACTAATTGATATAGCCAAAGACTCACCTGTTGAGAGTTTCTCCTATTTTTACACTCCGATTCTCCGTGGTAAACATCGACAAATTCCTTGTGTGACAAATCTGCCGCCTGATATGGCAGAGAGAAAGCTGTTTGAGCGTATGTCGTTTCAGTCTATAGTTGCTGTACCCATGCTTCACTCTGGCAAAGTGGTTGGGTTTGTTGGTGCAGCGGTGACTCACTTCTGTAAAACCTGGAGCCAGGAAGATATTAATTTACTGAAGTTGGTAGGTGAAATTATTGCGATCGGTCGGGCTAGACATCAGGCAGAAGAAGCCCTGAGAGTTGCCAAAGAAGCCGCCGAAACTGCCAACAGAGCCAAAAGTGCTTTCTTGGCTAATATGAGTCACGAACTCCGCACACCTCTGAATGCGATTCTTGGCTTTTCGCAGCTGATGGAGCGAGACACTAGTCTCAAACCAAACCAACGTGAATCTTTAGCTACCATTAACCGTAGTGGAGAACACTTACTTAACCTAATTAACGATGTGCTGGAAATGTCTAAAATCGAGGCTGGACACATCGTTTTTAACCCCGAAGACTTCAACCTGTATTTACTGTTGCAAACATTACAAGAAATGTTCCAGGTACGGGTGCGGGCGAAGCAGTTGTTCCTTAAGTTTGAAATTGCTCCTAATCTTCCCCAGTACATCCAGACAGACGAGGGCAAACTCCGTCAGGTTCTCATTAACCTTTTGGGTAACGCCGTTAAGTTCACCCAGACTGGGGGAGTAACTTTGCGGGCGAGACTGGGGGCTGGGGATTGGGGACACTCAAGTGGCAGGGGAGCAGGGGAGCAGGGGAGCAGGGGGCAGGGAGCAGGGGGACAAGGAGATAAGGGGAGTAATCAACGCCCAATCCCCGATGCCCAATCCCTAATATTTGAAGTCGAAGATACTGGACGGGGAATAGCACCAGAAGAAATGGATAACCTGTTTCAGCCTTTTGTTCAAACAACAAGTGGTATTCAAACCAAGGAGGGTACTGGGCTAGGATTAACTATTAGCCGCCAATTTGTGCGGTTGCTGGGGGGCGATATTCACTTTACTAGTAGCCTTGGGCAAGGCTCTACTTTTAGCTTTGAAATCCAAGTGAATTTAGCCCCAGCTTTGAAAGTCGTACCAAAGTTGAGTAAGGGACGTGTGATCAAGCTGGCAGCAGATCAACCGCTTTACCGGATTCTGACTGTGGACGATCGCAAAGAAAACCGTGATTTAATTGTGCAACTTCTTAGTGGCGTTGGTTTTGAGGTAGAAACTGCAAGTAATGGGCAAGAAGCGATCGCTATGTGGCAAACTTGGCAACCCCACTTGATTTGGATGGATATGCGAATGCCTGTAATTAACGGTTACGACGCAACTAAAGAGATTAGAGCTAGAGAGAAAAATCTCTCAATTCCAAATCACCGAACTGTTATTATTGCCCTGACTGCTAGTGCTTTTGAAGAACAACAGGCAAGTATCTTGGCCGCAGGTTGCGACGACTTGGTTCGCAAGCCATTCCGGGAGCAATTGATTTTTGAAAAAATAGCTGAATATTTGCAGGTGCGTTATATCTATGCAGAAGAAAACAATGAAAATGAAACAGATAAAAAGCTAGAGAATATACAATCCTCCACTTTGGATGTTTATTCTTGCTTAATGAAAATGCCTGCGGAATGGATAGCAGAACTTAATCAGGCTGCCGTTGAAGTCGATGCTGAACGAATTCTTCAATTAATTGAGCGAATTCCTCAAGCTAATTCTACCTTAGCTGAAGAACTAGCAAATTTAGTCAGATCATTCTGTTTCGATGAAATTCTCAATTTGATTGCGAGTCTCTAG
- a CDS encoding universal stress protein, producing the protein MFKKILVALDRSEMGQQVFEQAFNLAKLTQANFMLLHVLSPEEEGSPYVPMLSNFDYYPGLNNQSFELYQKQWDALKNEGIQMLQHYCAQANTAGITTEFIQNLGSPGRIICDMSQSWGADLIVMGRRGRSGLSELFLGSVSNYVLHHAPCSVHIVHLSVPAKVLA; encoded by the coding sequence ATGTTTAAAAAGATTCTAGTTGCACTGGATAGGTCAGAGATGGGGCAACAGGTTTTTGAGCAAGCATTTAATTTAGCAAAGTTAACACAAGCCAATTTTATGCTGCTACACGTTCTATCTCCAGAAGAAGAGGGCAGCCCTTATGTACCGATGTTGTCTAATTTTGACTATTATCCAGGATTAAACAATCAGAGTTTTGAGTTATACCAAAAGCAGTGGGATGCTTTAAAAAATGAAGGTATCCAGATGTTGCAGCATTACTGCGCTCAAGCCAACACCGCAGGTATCACTACAGAATTTATACAAAACCTTGGCAGTCCTGGTCGGATCATTTGTGATATGTCTCAGAGTTGGGGCGCTGACTTAATTGTTATGGGGCGTCGCGGTCGTTCTGGTCTCAGTGAACTATTCCTTGGTAGCGTGAGTAACTATGTCCTTCACCATGCGCCATGTTCAGTACATATAGTGCATCTTTCGGTTCCTGCTAAGGTCTTGGCTTAA
- a CDS encoding phytanoyl-CoA dioxygenase family protein: MTDTTIVQRRDIDTIPKKSLNLDKSLIPQAENIDFWRKLNPDLTISDKALQWESVHSAIEPIYLDEYALQLKEEGYFQTPPVIPPTTTQQMIQCIEKVKKAGFPPIFALVYDIFYEGFAYFDSVLTRILGSGYKLIPNFWIYYIETLDTGKGFEPHRDTEYSNTIGSDGMPNVLTLWISITEATPLNSCMYLVPANRDPEYTNAIHDLNTGGTQFALEDIRALPTPPGALLSWNQYIFHWGSRSSKRAKFPRVSYAVYCQRGDIAPVDDVLLDIPSVLDFETRLAIACRAIYHYSPVSLQQSSQEEELLEFVKRNKAKLQII, from the coding sequence ATGACAGATACAACTATTGTTCAAAGAAGGGATATTGATACTATTCCAAAAAAGTCTCTTAACTTAGATAAAAGCTTGATTCCACAAGCAGAAAATATTGACTTTTGGCGTAAGCTCAATCCAGACTTGACAATTTCTGACAAAGCCTTGCAATGGGAATCAGTGCATTCTGCAATAGAGCCAATCTACTTAGATGAATACGCACTTCAACTCAAGGAAGAAGGCTATTTTCAAACCCCTCCAGTGATACCTCCTACTACAACCCAACAAATGATCCAATGTATAGAAAAGGTCAAAAAAGCAGGGTTTCCCCCAATTTTTGCTTTAGTTTATGATATTTTCTATGAAGGGTTTGCTTATTTTGATTCAGTTTTGACAAGGATTTTAGGATCGGGTTATAAATTAATCCCCAATTTTTGGATCTACTACATAGAAACCCTCGATACTGGTAAAGGATTTGAACCTCATCGCGATACAGAGTATTCAAATACTATAGGTTCAGATGGTATGCCTAACGTCCTTACTCTCTGGATAAGCATCACAGAGGCTACCCCCTTGAATTCATGTATGTATTTAGTACCTGCTAATCGTGATCCTGAATATACTAATGCTATTCACGATTTAAATACAGGAGGAACTCAATTTGCTTTAGAGGATATTCGGGCTTTACCTACTCCACCTGGTGCGCTTTTATCTTGGAATCAATATATTTTTCACTGGGGGAGTCGCAGTAGTAAACGTGCTAAGTTTCCACGAGTGAGTTATGCTGTTTACTGTCAGCGAGGAGATATTGCGCCAGTAGATGATGTACTCCTTGACATTCCATCTGTACTCGATTTTGAGACTAGACTAGCTATAGCTTGCAGAGCTATTTACCATTATTCTCCTGTGAGTCTTCAACAATCATCACAAGAAGAAGAGTTACTGGAATTTGTAAAAAGAAACAAAGCAAAGTTGCAAATAATTTAG
- a CDS encoding AAA-like domain-containing protein — MVSEVEQCKTRRNRGVILTSVGRKRLQSAIKSLEIAQNNGVPFSLRELSDRIYISRKTFSRLWSLNASVDQRTLKLCFNAFNLELSREDYSIGSEINQDKTTQSLLQIDSTKKIYPLQSITQDSLAKQQRQKLELCYSYPDGPISLDSPFYIERPPLEKAVYQEITQPGGIIRIRAHEQMGKSSLVLRLLAFARQQEYHTVNLNCYQIDADCLTDLNKLLRCLCWRIATQLGIDPKLKENWDQEIDSKLTSSFYLQNYLLKKYQNPVVLVLNEVDYFFKYPHVCQEFFALLGSWCEEARHNPNWQKLRLVLVYSTQEYISLDVNCSPLNIGLPVFLNEFTQSQVEDLASRYNLNWFTRKESAQLIWLVGGHPALVQLSLYYLSSQGITLRELIQDALTNGGIYRHHLWQKWIKLQENPTLAQIYAEILTAQQSIPFNPINANKLESLGLTRFEGDLIKPRCELYRTYFTKQLATKIW; from the coding sequence ATGGTTAGTGAAGTAGAACAATGTAAAACTAGACGAAACCGAGGAGTTATCTTGACTTCTGTGGGGCGAAAACGATTACAATCTGCAATTAAAAGCCTAGAGATAGCCCAAAATAACGGTGTTCCTTTCAGCTTGAGAGAATTAAGCGATCGCATTTATATATCTAGAAAAACTTTCAGCCGATTGTGGTCTTTGAACGCAAGTGTAGATCAGCGAACACTTAAATTATGTTTTAATGCCTTTAACCTGGAATTATCTAGGGAAGATTACAGTATTGGGAGTGAAATAAATCAGGATAAAACTACTCAATCGCTATTACAGATCGATAGCACGAAAAAGATATATCCGTTGCAATCAATAACTCAAGACTCTTTGGCAAAACAACAACGTCAGAAGCTTGAGCTTTGTTATTCATACCCAGATGGCCCGATTTCCCTTGATTCTCCATTTTATATCGAACGTCCGCCACTGGAAAAAGCTGTCTATCAAGAAATAACTCAACCAGGGGGTATAATTCGGATTCGCGCTCACGAACAGATGGGTAAAAGTTCTCTAGTGCTGCGGCTGTTGGCCTTTGCACGCCAGCAAGAATATCACACTGTAAATCTAAATTGCTATCAGATTGATGCAGACTGTCTAACTGATTTAAATAAGCTATTGCGTTGTCTTTGCTGGCGAATTGCAACTCAATTAGGCATCGATCCCAAGCTTAAGGAAAACTGGGATCAGGAAATTGATTCTAAGTTAACTAGTAGCTTCTATTTGCAGAATTACCTACTCAAAAAATACCAAAATCCGGTAGTTTTGGTATTAAATGAAGTTGATTATTTCTTTAAATATCCTCACGTTTGCCAGGAGTTTTTTGCTTTGTTAGGTTCCTGGTGTGAGGAAGCACGACACAATCCCAATTGGCAAAAGCTGAGACTAGTATTGGTTTACTCTACGCAAGAGTATATCTCTTTAGATGTTAACTGCTCCCCGTTGAACATTGGTCTACCTGTATTTCTCAATGAATTTACTCAATCACAAGTAGAAGATTTAGCTAGTCGCTACAACTTAAACTGGTTTACTAGGAAGGAGTCAGCCCAACTTATCTGGTTAGTGGGGGGGCATCCAGCGCTGGTTCAGCTTAGTTTGTATTATCTTTCCTCTCAAGGAATAACTTTACGAGAACTGATACAGGATGCGCTCACTAACGGTGGCATTTACCGCCATCATTTGTGGCAAAAATGGATCAAACTGCAAGAAAATCCTACCCTAGCCCAGATATATGCCGAAATCCTAACGGCACAGCAAAGTATTCCTTTTAATCCTATTAATGCTAATAAACTTGAAAGTTTGGGTTTGACCCGCTTTGAAGGCGATTTGATTAAACCGCGTTGCGAACTCTACCGCACATATTTTACAAAACAATTAGCTACAAAAATTTGGTAA